In Streptomyces sp. NBC_00448, the following are encoded in one genomic region:
- a CDS encoding helix-turn-helix transcriptional regulator — translation MQTTSSRLLTLLSLLQARREWSGEDLAERLEVTVRTVRRDVDRLRALGYPVAAAKGPAGGYRLEPGAHLPPLLFDDEQVIALAVALQTTAHRALAEDAGRALATIRHVLPPRLRQRVDALHVTVAGPPGPPGPETSAPAEDLEVLTVLSAAIQRREELRLDYAPHRDAAPQRRRVQPHHLVAWRTRWYLLAWDLDHDDWRTFRTDRLTPRAPTGPRFAPRQVPGHDVSTFVAGRFRGSDGTGAAWPCQGEVVIDLPATKVAPYADDGTVEPLGPARCRLVAGSWSWTALAAGLGRFDADLHVVGPPALRRACATLARRYAGAAAPYAEGPADQHA, via the coding sequence ATGCAGACGACGTCCTCGCGCCTCCTCACCCTGCTCTCCCTGCTCCAGGCCCGCCGGGAGTGGAGTGGCGAGGACCTGGCCGAGCGGCTGGAGGTGACCGTGCGTACGGTGCGCCGCGACGTCGACCGGCTGCGTGCGCTGGGCTATCCGGTCGCCGCGGCCAAGGGACCCGCCGGCGGATACCGCCTGGAGCCCGGGGCGCACCTGCCGCCGTTGCTCTTCGACGACGAGCAGGTCATCGCGCTGGCGGTCGCCCTGCAGACCACCGCGCACCGCGCGCTCGCGGAGGACGCCGGCCGGGCGCTCGCGACGATCCGGCACGTGCTGCCCCCGCGCCTGCGGCAACGCGTCGACGCGCTCCACGTCACCGTGGCCGGGCCGCCTGGGCCGCCTGGGCCGGAGACCTCGGCGCCGGCCGAGGACCTGGAGGTGCTCACCGTTCTGAGCGCCGCGATCCAGCGCCGTGAGGAACTGCGTCTGGACTACGCCCCGCACCGCGACGCCGCACCGCAGCGGCGCCGGGTGCAGCCGCACCACCTCGTGGCCTGGCGCACCCGCTGGTACCTGCTGGCCTGGGACCTCGACCACGACGACTGGCGGACCTTCCGCACCGACCGCCTGACCCCCCGCGCGCCGACGGGCCCGCGCTTCGCCCCGCGCCAGGTGCCGGGCCACGACGTCTCCACGTTCGTCGCCGGCCGGTTCCGCGGATCGGACGGCACCGGCGCCGCCTGGCCCTGCCAGGGCGAGGTCGTCATCGACCTCCCCGCCACGAAGGTCGCCCCGTACGCCGACGACGGCACGGTCGAACCCCTCGGCCCCGCGCGGTGCCGGCTCGTCGCCGGGTCCTGGTCCTGGACCGCCCTCGCCGCCGGCCTGGGCCGCTTCGACGCGGACCTGCACGTCGTCGGACCGCCGGCCCTGCGGCGAGCCTGCGCCACGCTCGCCCGGCGCTACGCCGGCGCCGCGGCCCCGTACGCCGAAGGCCCTGCGGACCAGCACGCGTAA
- a CDS encoding VOC family protein: MSVTTTTHLNFRGSAREALDFYRSVFGGRTAAVTYKDAGNVQDESEADWVMWGEVSADDGFHVMAYDVPSAMPYEPGANPFFVSVRGEDTDEVSALWQRLADGSTVLRPLEPAPWAPLYGMLTDRFGVTWVLDVTAPYTG, from the coding sequence ATGTCCGTCACCACCACCACTCATCTGAACTTCCGCGGCTCGGCCCGCGAAGCGCTGGACTTCTACCGGTCCGTCTTCGGCGGGCGCACCGCCGCCGTGACCTACAAGGACGCCGGCAACGTCCAGGACGAGAGCGAGGCGGACTGGGTGATGTGGGGCGAGGTGTCTGCCGACGACGGATTCCACGTCATGGCCTACGACGTGCCTTCGGCGATGCCGTACGAGCCGGGCGCCAACCCGTTCTTCGTGTCCGTGCGCGGTGAGGACACCGACGAGGTCAGCGCCCTGTGGCAGCGCCTGGCCGACGGCTCGACCGTACTGCGCCCGCTGGAGCCCGCGCCGTGGGCACCGCTGTACGGCATGCTCACCGACCGCTTCGGCGTGACCTGGGTCCTGGACGTCACCGCGCCCTACACCGGCTGA
- a CDS encoding SCO2400 family protein, whose translation MDYCYTCQRILNGVLVCPGCGAYATEAESTAAMAGGPYDGAYPTGHLRRTEPSGFQPAGYSAAPAPLPEYVPAGYADPAPYTSTGFGPAAAPETEEEPAAESVLGPASIAPTLHRGRAARRRQMARWKKSRRRAGVATAFALFSGGVTVASMHAHGKGGATTASSDTVAPVNLRTQTSQDGGPSSVSPQQAGTPAHHNTASQQRNAAGTPSHPTAQATHTVTDNAGAVRISDGSPTGQTSAQHSRTPQTSATTAPTTGDSGTGTSGSTGTSGSTGTTTTGGSTGTTGGGTTATPPPTGSTPSTPPTTTSPTTPAPQQGLCILILCIG comes from the coding sequence ATGGACTACTGCTACACGTGCCAACGGATACTCAACGGTGTGCTGGTGTGCCCGGGTTGCGGCGCCTACGCGACCGAGGCCGAGTCGACCGCCGCCATGGCCGGTGGACCGTACGACGGCGCGTACCCGACCGGTCACCTCCGCCGCACCGAGCCGAGCGGGTTCCAGCCCGCGGGGTATTCCGCGGCGCCGGCCCCTCTGCCGGAGTACGTGCCCGCCGGCTACGCCGACCCGGCCCCGTACACCTCCACCGGGTTCGGCCCGGCCGCGGCACCGGAGACCGAGGAGGAGCCGGCAGCGGAGTCCGTGCTCGGGCCCGCGTCGATCGCGCCGACGCTGCACCGAGGCCGCGCGGCCCGGCGCCGCCAGATGGCGCGGTGGAAGAAGAGCAGGCGCCGTGCGGGCGTTGCCACCGCCTTCGCGCTGTTCAGCGGCGGCGTGACCGTGGCGTCGATGCACGCCCACGGCAAGGGCGGCGCGACCACCGCCTCGTCCGACACGGTGGCGCCGGTGAACCTGCGGACCCAGACCTCGCAGGACGGCGGGCCGTCCTCGGTGTCCCCGCAGCAGGCGGGGACCCCCGCGCACCACAACACCGCTTCGCAGCAGCGGAACGCCGCCGGCACCCCGTCCCACCCGACCGCGCAGGCCACCCACACGGTGACCGACAACGCCGGCGCGGTGCGCATCTCGGACGGCTCCCCGACCGGGCAGACCTCCGCGCAGCACAGCCGGACCCCGCAGACGTCCGCCACCACGGCTCCGACGACCGGCGACTCCGGTACGGGCACGAGCGGTTCGACGGGCACGAGCGGTTCCACGGGCACGACGACCACGGGTGGAAGCACGGGCACGACCGGAGGCGGCACCACCGCCACGCCCCCACCGACCGGGTCCACCCCTTCCACCCCGCCGACCACCACCTCACCGACGACGCCGGCCCCCCAGCAGGGCCTGTGCATCCTGATCCTCTGCATCGGTTGA
- a CDS encoding SSI family serine proteinase inhibitor, producing MHSSPLAPLRPARPARPARWARLARPGATALTGAAVLTAALTGVAYGSGNPPHRPSHRPPGPPASVSPHSVPAIWTSEQPGSSLDVAYDDGAGHTRSYRLSCSPAPEPAPAPTPAPEPAPAPTPVPAPGPDPTTACAHLAEIGGPVPAVPSGQMCSMIYGGPQSARVAGVWQGQAVRESYRRTNGCEVARWNRMVPALPNPVADASRQGAAPVRS from the coding sequence ATGCACTCTTCGCCGCTCGCCCCCCTCCGGCCCGCCCGACCGGCTCGGCCCGCCCGATGGGCCCGCCTCGCCCGCCCGGGCGCCACGGCACTGACCGGCGCGGCCGTACTGACCGCGGCGCTGACGGGCGTCGCGTACGGCTCGGGGAACCCGCCGCACCGGCCGTCGCACCGGCCACCGGGCCCGCCCGCCTCGGTGTCCCCCCACTCGGTGCCGGCCATCTGGACCTCGGAACAGCCCGGCTCGAGCCTGGACGTGGCGTACGACGACGGCGCGGGCCACACCCGCAGCTACCGGCTGAGCTGCTCCCCGGCGCCCGAACCCGCCCCGGCGCCCACTCCGGCACCCGAACCCGCTCCCGCTCCCACTCCGGTGCCCGCACCCGGCCCCGACCCGACGACCGCCTGCGCCCACCTCGCCGAGATCGGCGGCCCGGTCCCCGCCGTACCTTCCGGCCAGATGTGCTCGATGATCTACGGCGGCCCGCAGTCCGCCCGGGTGGCCGGCGTCTGGCAGGGGCAGGCGGTGCGGGAGTCCTACCGCAGGACGAACGGCTGCGAGGTGGCCCGCTGGAACCGCATGGTCCCGGCGCTGCCCAACCCGGTGGCCGACGCCTCGCGCCAAGGCGCCGCCCCCGTACGAAGCTGA
- a CDS encoding PAS domain-containing protein — MSSRPSRGAARLASILDALPDALLLVNANGTVVNANAIALETFEAPGTALVGRGLLDLLPSFDPKRIPGSMRSPQAAADDTRTKPTRMQARRTDGSEFPAQVTSANLDDSRTAYADFGDGMPHYTGDELLMLVVRDLSGTVDTEAELARQQRQTEMILRAAAEGVVGVDTEGKIVLVNPSAAQILGHRATDLGGKELHPLVHHSRPDGSPLAYEETPLADTLRSGRKHRVRGQVLWRKDGRAVPVDLTTAPVRDGDQLVGAVMTFTDRTQYDALAARTGQLRALLDTSLRGPLAELRAELTGLAADPAGQLWPEANQILHHLSAGYARITTLIDNVLDFQRLDRGDDKLHRSVIGLDEVVAAAVEGAVELIGPGRAQFAVHAAPIEASVDPGRMAQALAHLVADVAGVDSAGNAIAYAGDSTIVVAVAQRGDVVRIDVRGPSAGGDPVHLPLARGVIERHGGVLQTHEVPGQGSAYVLEVPLGLDPDTVRAARAAAAEGGSGTAGGTSGGRGTGASSRGGAHSGGNGDAARAGAGTAAATGAGPDGPVPGGRAARRSHAAPGGGTDAERGERSEPGPQPPHPGDDTGTVLAPWSIPPAADQTEAPTGRRRALRRPVGRPEHPQGQEQPQAGQQDQPQAPAGPQPEAGARSPQPQSQSPSPQIPQIGPGGPGGPGGPEGADPAEGVRPTGRRARRGRPAVEEQSPEGGGELRQLPAPRIPNALPPADGGAGRDGAPNPGNQLSPPNQLNPANPQGGQDPAPGTGRRGRRALEAAPQQPPVPGMPYREDPPDNGHPRPPAQSWPQPGPDAPGTDPAARAEPRPAPAPEPAAPPQQPAPRTWPDPERPAPAPPSAPNDHPGHPAAGPGPTSWPQAGGQGAAHQDPQGAHDGTPGSRGGPQQDPSQQAHSRAISVRTLGQGVPFGADPREQTPTQAVQAQHPQGLPAQVAAGGSGRRRRLAAPQPQNPQGPQELQPPPGPQPLLPNQQPGPGGEHQARQHPQADPDSGQLPVRKPDPRGRGQAGGERDTALLRPVPPLEEQQPQPPGRSYAIGAPAAGAAEGPELLDGPNGAVDVTDVPVGEAADDRHEEPLDEPRRLLVWPEPDVSTRQALTDRGYRPVIVRSREEVDAQVAEPPAALFVDPLTGPITRTALQALRQAAAAAEVPVLVTAGLGQATREAAYGADPAVLLKALAPRDSEQHPPRVLLVEGHDPIAMAFSATLERRGMQVTHADSEADAMTKAAQIHPNLVVMDLMLIRRRRQGIVDWLRGNSRLNSTPLVVYTSADIDPAELPRLASGETVLFLAERSTSTDVQSRIVDLLGKIGT, encoded by the coding sequence GTGAGCAGCAGGCCATCCAGAGGCGCTGCTCGCCTCGCCTCGATACTGGACGCCCTCCCGGACGCGCTGCTGCTGGTCAACGCCAACGGCACGGTGGTCAACGCGAACGCGATAGCGCTGGAGACCTTCGAGGCACCGGGCACGGCACTGGTCGGGCGCGGACTGCTGGACCTGCTGCCGTCGTTCGACCCGAAGCGCATCCCCGGGTCGATGCGCAGCCCGCAGGCGGCGGCCGACGACACCCGGACGAAGCCGACCCGGATGCAGGCGCGCCGCACCGACGGCTCGGAGTTCCCGGCCCAGGTGACGAGCGCGAACCTGGACGACAGCCGCACCGCGTACGCGGACTTCGGCGACGGCATGCCGCACTACACCGGCGACGAACTGCTGATGCTGGTGGTGCGCGACCTGTCCGGCACCGTGGACACCGAGGCCGAACTCGCCCGCCAGCAGCGGCAGACCGAGATGATCCTGCGGGCCGCGGCCGAGGGCGTGGTCGGCGTGGACACCGAGGGCAAGATCGTGCTGGTCAACCCGTCGGCCGCGCAGATCCTCGGCCACCGGGCGACCGACCTCGGCGGCAAGGAGCTGCACCCGCTGGTGCACCACTCCCGCCCGGACGGCTCACCGCTGGCGTACGAGGAGACCCCGCTCGCCGACACGCTGCGCTCGGGCCGCAAGCACCGGGTACGCGGCCAGGTGCTGTGGCGCAAGGACGGCAGGGCGGTGCCGGTGGACCTGACCACGGCGCCGGTCCGCGACGGCGACCAACTGGTCGGCGCGGTCATGACGTTCACCGACCGGACCCAGTACGACGCGCTGGCCGCCCGCACCGGGCAGCTCCGCGCGCTGCTGGACACCTCGCTGCGCGGACCGCTGGCCGAACTGCGCGCCGAGCTGACCGGGCTCGCCGCCGACCCGGCCGGGCAGCTGTGGCCGGAGGCCAACCAGATCCTGCACCACCTCTCCGCCGGATACGCCCGGATCACCACCCTGATCGACAACGTGCTGGACTTCCAGCGGCTGGACCGCGGCGACGACAAGCTGCACCGCTCGGTGATCGGCCTGGACGAGGTGGTGGCCGCGGCCGTCGAGGGCGCGGTCGAGCTGATCGGGCCCGGCCGGGCCCAGTTCGCCGTGCACGCGGCGCCGATCGAGGCGTCGGTGGACCCTGGGCGGATGGCCCAGGCGCTCGCCCACCTCGTCGCCGACGTGGCGGGGGTGGACTCGGCGGGCAACGCGATCGCGTACGCCGGGGACTCCACCATCGTGGTCGCGGTGGCCCAGCGCGGCGACGTCGTACGCATCGACGTGCGCGGCCCGAGCGCCGGCGGCGACCCGGTGCACCTGCCGCTGGCGCGCGGCGTCATCGAACGGCACGGCGGGGTGCTGCAGACCCATGAGGTGCCGGGCCAGGGCAGCGCGTACGTCCTCGAAGTGCCGCTCGGCCTCGACCCGGACACGGTGCGCGCCGCCCGGGCGGCAGCCGCGGAAGGCGGTTCCGGAACCGCCGGCGGCACGAGCGGCGGCAGGGGTACGGGCGCGTCCTCGCGCGGGGGCGCGCACTCCGGCGGGAACGGCGACGCGGCGCGCGCGGGCGCGGGTACGGCCGCGGCGACGGGTGCGGGGCCCGACGGTCCGGTGCCCGGCGGGCGTGCTGCCCGCCGTTCGCACGCGGCACCCGGCGGCGGGACGGACGCGGAGCGGGGGGAGCGGTCCGAGCCGGGCCCGCAGCCGCCCCACCCCGGCGACGACACCGGTACGGTCCTGGCGCCGTGGTCGATCCCGCCGGCCGCCGACCAGACCGAGGCCCCGACCGGGCGCCGGCGTGCGCTGCGGCGGCCCGTCGGCCGTCCGGAACACCCGCAGGGGCAGGAGCAACCGCAGGCCGGGCAGCAGGACCAGCCGCAGGCCCCGGCCGGGCCGCAGCCGGAGGCCGGCGCGCGGTCACCGCAGCCTCAGTCGCAGTCACCGTCGCCGCAGATTCCGCAGATCGGGCCAGGTGGTCCGGGCGGACCGGGTGGACCCGAGGGCGCCGACCCGGCGGAGGGCGTACGGCCGACCGGGCGCCGGGCCCGCAGGGGACGTCCGGCCGTGGAGGAGCAGTCCCCCGAGGGCGGCGGCGAGCTGCGGCAGCTTCCGGCGCCGCGCATCCCGAACGCGCTGCCCCCGGCCGACGGCGGCGCGGGCCGCGACGGCGCCCCGAACCCGGGCAACCAGCTCAGCCCGCCGAACCAGCTGAACCCGGCGAACCCGCAGGGCGGCCAGGACCCGGCCCCCGGTACCGGCCGCCGCGGTCGCCGCGCCCTCGAAGCCGCGCCGCAGCAGCCGCCCGTACCCGGGATGCCCTACCGGGAGGACCCGCCGGACAACGGTCACCCGCGGCCGCCGGCCCAGAGCTGGCCGCAGCCGGGTCCGGACGCGCCCGGCACCGACCCCGCCGCGCGGGCCGAGCCGCGCCCCGCGCCCGCCCCCGAACCGGCGGCGCCCCCGCAGCAGCCGGCCCCCCGGACCTGGCCCGACCCCGAACGGCCCGCGCCCGCACCGCCGTCCGCGCCGAACGACCACCCCGGCCACCCCGCGGCCGGCCCCGGACCCACTTCCTGGCCGCAGGCCGGTGGTCAGGGCGCCGCGCACCAGGACCCGCAAGGTGCCCACGACGGCACGCCCGGCAGCCGCGGCGGCCCGCAGCAGGACCCGTCGCAGCAGGCCCACAGCCGGGCCATAAGCGTGCGTACTCTCGGCCAGGGTGTGCCGTTCGGCGCCGACCCGCGCGAGCAGACGCCCACCCAGGCCGTACAGGCGCAGCACCCGCAGGGACTTCCCGCGCAGGTCGCGGCGGGCGGTTCCGGGCGCCGGCGCAGGCTCGCCGCACCCCAGCCGCAGAACCCGCAAGGACCGCAGGAGCTCCAACCGCCGCCCGGCCCGCAGCCGTTGCTGCCGAACCAGCAGCCCGGCCCGGGCGGCGAGCACCAGGCCCGCCAGCACCCGCAGGCCGACCCCGACAGCGGCCAGCTCCCGGTGCGCAAGCCGGACCCGCGCGGCCGCGGCCAGGCCGGCGGGGAGCGCGACACCGCGCTGCTGCGGCCCGTGCCGCCGCTGGAGGAGCAGCAACCGCAGCCGCCGGGCCGGTCGTACGCGATCGGGGCGCCCGCGGCGGGCGCGGCCGAGGGACCGGAGCTGCTGGACGGGCCGAACGGCGCGGTGGACGTCACCGACGTGCCCGTCGGAGAGGCCGCCGACGACCGCCACGAGGAGCCGCTGGACGAGCCGCGCCGCTTGCTGGTGTGGCCCGAGCCCGACGTCTCGACCCGGCAGGCGCTCACCGACCGGGGCTACCGTCCGGTGATCGTACGATCCCGCGAAGAGGTCGACGCGCAGGTCGCCGAGCCGCCCGCCGCGCTGTTCGTGGACCCGCTGACCGGGCCGATCACCCGGACCGCGCTGCAGGCGCTGCGCCAGGCCGCGGCCGCCGCCGAGGTCCCGGTGCTGGTGACGGCCGGTCTCGGCCAGGCGACCCGCGAGGCCGCGTACGGCGCCGACCCGGCGGTGCTGCTGAAGGCGCTCGCGCCGCGCGACAGCGAGCAGCACCCGCCGCGGGTGCTGCTGGTGGAGGGCCACGACCCGATCGCGATGGCGTTCTCGGCCACGCTGGAGCGGCGCGGAATGCAGGTCACCCACGCCGACTCCGAGGCCGACGCGATGACCAAGGCCGCCCAGATCCACCCGAACCTGGTGGTGATGGACCTCATGCTGATCCGGCGGCGCCGCCAGGGCATCGTGGACTGGCTGCGCGGCAACTCCCGGCTCAACAGCACGCCGCTGGTCGTCTACACCTCCGCGGACATCGACCCGGCCGAGCTGCCGCGGCTGGCGTCCGGCGAGACCGTGCTGTTCCTCGCGGAGCGGTCGACCAGCACGGATGTGCAGTCCAGGATCGTGGACCTGCTGGGGAAGATCGGCACGTAG
- the metG gene encoding methionine--tRNA ligase, which produces MSRFYVTTTIPYVNSRPHLGFALELVQADVLARRARQAGRDVRFLTGTDDNSLKNVLAAEAEGVPVQELVDRNATAFADLREPLALSFDDFIRTSSDPRHRVGVERLWERVAATGDLYRKHYEGLYCVGCEQFYTPDELTADGLCPEHLTRPHLVAEENWFFRLSRYGDRLRALITDGTLRIEPAARRNEVLALIDSGLHDFSVSRSQRRARGWGIPVPGDPDQVVYVWWDALGNYVTSLGYGSGAPDFERWWGVEAAGGTAAGAETGTGSGDGRRVHLVGKGVLRFHAVYWPAMLLSAGLPLPTDVLVHDYLTVDGRKISKSVGTAVDPAELAAEVGTDAVRWWLLLDVPRIGDADYTRERLVARADADLAGGLGNVVNRIVTMVHSYRGGRVPESAEQPAGTEEVAAACEAAPGRIDAALEAFDFRRAGAAVRSIVEEANRAVEATRPWESAKAERGGDPAAGARLDAVLAALHRGCVALAVAVEPFLPGAAARIAAQVTPVDGVLPPARPLFPRIGAEAKG; this is translated from the coding sequence ATGTCGCGCTTCTACGTCACGACCACGATCCCTTACGTCAACTCCCGTCCGCACCTCGGCTTCGCGCTGGAACTGGTGCAGGCCGACGTGCTGGCCAGGCGGGCCCGCCAGGCCGGCCGGGACGTCCGCTTCCTGACCGGCACCGACGACAACTCGCTGAAAAACGTGCTCGCCGCCGAGGCCGAGGGCGTCCCCGTACAGGAGCTGGTGGACCGCAACGCGACCGCGTTCGCCGATCTGCGCGAGCCCCTCGCGCTCTCCTTCGACGACTTCATCCGCACCAGCAGCGACCCCCGGCACCGGGTCGGCGTCGAGCGGCTGTGGGAGCGGGTCGCCGCGACCGGCGACCTGTACCGCAAGCACTACGAAGGGCTGTACTGCGTCGGCTGCGAGCAGTTCTACACACCGGACGAGCTCACCGCGGACGGCCTGTGCCCCGAGCACCTGACCAGGCCGCACCTCGTGGCCGAGGAGAACTGGTTCTTCCGGCTGTCCCGCTACGGCGACCGGCTGCGCGCGCTGATCACCGACGGCACCCTGCGGATCGAGCCCGCCGCGCGCCGCAACGAGGTGCTGGCCCTGATCGACTCCGGGCTGCACGACTTCTCCGTCTCCCGCTCGCAGCGCCGCGCCCGCGGCTGGGGCATCCCGGTGCCCGGCGACCCCGACCAGGTCGTCTACGTCTGGTGGGACGCCCTCGGCAACTACGTCACGAGCCTCGGATACGGCAGCGGGGCACCGGACTTCGAACGGTGGTGGGGCGTGGAGGCGGCCGGGGGTACGGCCGCGGGGGCGGAAACAGGTACGGGCTCGGGCGACGGGCGGCGGGTGCACCTCGTGGGGAAGGGCGTGCTGCGCTTCCACGCCGTGTACTGGCCCGCGATGCTGCTGTCGGCCGGGCTGCCGCTGCCGACGGACGTCCTGGTGCACGACTATCTGACCGTCGACGGCCGCAAGATCAGCAAGTCGGTGGGGACCGCGGTGGACCCGGCGGAACTGGCGGCGGAGGTCGGCACCGACGCGGTGCGCTGGTGGCTGCTGCTCGACGTGCCCCGGATCGGGGACGCGGACTACACCCGGGAACGTCTGGTGGCCCGCGCGGACGCCGACCTCGCGGGCGGTCTGGGCAACGTGGTGAACCGGATCGTCACCATGGTGCACTCCTACCGCGGCGGCCGGGTGCCGGAGTCGGCCGAACAGCCCGCCGGCACGGAGGAGGTGGCGGCCGCATGCGAGGCGGCGCCCGGGCGGATCGACGCGGCGCTGGAGGCGTTCGACTTCCGTCGGGCCGGCGCGGCGGTCCGGTCGATCGTGGAGGAGGCGAACCGCGCGGTGGAGGCCACCCGTCCCTGGGAGTCGGCGAAGGCCGAGCGCGGCGGTGACCCGGCGGCGGGCGCACGGCTCGACGCGGTCCTGGCCGCGCTGCACCGCGGGTGCGTGGCCCTGGCGGTGGCGGTCGAGCCGTTCCTGCCGGGGGCGGCGGCCCGGATCGCCGCGCAGGTCACCCCGGTTGACGGGGTGCTGCCCCCGGCCCGCCCGCTGTTCCCGCGGATCGGGGCGGAGGCGAAGGGGTGA
- a CDS encoding long-chain fatty acid--CoA ligase translates to MLSTMQDVPLTVTRILVHGTLVHGRSTITTWTGGDQPQRRTFRETGVRAVQLAGALRDELGVGRGDRVATLMWNNAEHMEAYLAIPAMGAVLHTLNLRLPAGQLSWIVNHAADRVILVNGTLLPLLAPLLPALESVEHLVVVGPGDRSPLDGVRPAVHDYEELLAGRPARYDWPELDEREAAAMCYTSGTTGDPKGVVFSHRSVYLHSLQVISAESMGLTNRDTSLPVVPMFHVNAWGLPHAAFMSGINLLMPDRFLQPGPLAEMIESERPTHAAAVPTIWQGLLGELTAKPRDVGSLKQVTIGGSACPPALMKAFDEQLGVRLVQAWGMTETSPLGTIAHPPGDLTPEEEWEYRITQGRFPASVEARLIGPDGSQMPWDGQSAGELEVRGPWIAAAYYGGAGEEPLRPEDKFSPDGWLRTGDVGVISDDGFLTLTDRAKDVIKSGGEWISSVDLENHLMAHPDIAEAAVVAVPDERWGERPLATVVLREGATADYTELRDFLAERIAHWQVPERWAIVPTVPKTSVGKFDKKVIRKSYADGELDVTRL, encoded by the coding sequence GTGCTCAGCACTATGCAGGACGTTCCGCTGACCGTCACCCGCATCCTCGTGCACGGCACGCTGGTGCACGGCCGGTCCACGATCACCACCTGGACCGGCGGGGACCAGCCGCAGCGCCGCACGTTCCGGGAGACCGGCGTCCGTGCCGTCCAGCTCGCAGGCGCCCTGCGCGACGAACTCGGCGTCGGCCGCGGCGACCGGGTCGCGACCCTCATGTGGAACAACGCCGAGCACATGGAGGCGTACCTCGCGATCCCCGCCATGGGTGCGGTGCTGCACACCCTCAACCTGCGGCTGCCCGCCGGCCAGCTGAGCTGGATCGTCAACCACGCCGCCGACCGGGTGATCCTCGTCAACGGCACCCTGCTTCCGCTGCTCGCCCCGCTGCTGCCGGCCCTGGAGAGCGTCGAGCACCTGGTCGTCGTCGGCCCCGGCGACCGGTCACCGCTGGACGGCGTCCGCCCGGCCGTGCACGACTACGAGGAACTGCTCGCCGGCCGCCCGGCCAGGTACGACTGGCCGGAGCTGGACGAACGCGAGGCCGCGGCCATGTGCTACACCTCCGGGACCACCGGCGACCCCAAGGGCGTGGTCTTCTCCCATCGCTCGGTCTACCTGCACTCCCTCCAGGTCATCTCCGCCGAGTCGATGGGCCTGACCAACCGCGACACCTCGCTGCCGGTCGTGCCGATGTTCCACGTCAACGCCTGGGGCCTGCCGCACGCCGCCTTCATGTCCGGGATCAACCTGCTGATGCCGGACCGCTTCCTCCAGCCCGGCCCGCTCGCCGAGATGATCGAGAGCGAGCGCCCCACCCACGCCGCCGCCGTCCCGACCATCTGGCAGGGCCTGCTCGGCGAGCTGACCGCCAAGCCGCGCGACGTCGGTTCGCTCAAGCAGGTCACCATCGGCGGCTCGGCCTGCCCGCCCGCGCTGATGAAGGCGTTCGACGAGCAGCTGGGGGTGCGGCTGGTCCAGGCGTGGGGCATGACCGAGACGTCCCCGCTGGGCACCATCGCCCACCCGCCGGGCGACCTCACCCCGGAGGAGGAGTGGGAGTACCGCATCACGCAGGGCCGCTTCCCCGCCTCCGTCGAGGCGCGGCTGATCGGCCCGGACGGCTCGCAGATGCCGTGGGACGGGCAGTCCGCGGGCGAGCTGGAGGTGCGCGGCCCGTGGATCGCCGCCGCGTACTACGGCGGCGCCGGCGAGGAACCGCTGCGGCCGGAGGACAAGTTCAGCCCGGACGGCTGGCTGCGCACCGGCGACGTCGGGGTGATCTCCGACGACGGCTTCCTCACCCTCACCGACCGCGCGAAGGACGTCATCAAGTCCGGCGGCGAGTGGATCTCCTCGGTCGACCTGGAGAACCACCTCATGGCGCACCCCGACATCGCCGAGGCGGCCGTGGTCGCCGTCCCCGACGAACGCTGGGGCGAGCGCCCGCTCGCCACCGTCGTGCTGCGCGAGGGCGCCACCGCCGACTACACCGAGCTGCGCGACTTCCTCGCCGAACGGATCGCCCACTGGCAGGTGCCCGAGCGCTGGGCGATCGTGCCGACCGTACCGAAGACGAGCGTCGGCAAGTTCGACAAGAAGGTGATCCGGAAGTCCTACGCGGACGGCGAGTTGGACGTCACCCGCCTCTAG
- a CDS encoding SigE family RNA polymerase sigma factor, translating to MTTPVCTSANTTQFTAYVRSKGPTLLRTARSLTPNPSDAEDLLQTALTKTYLAWDRIDDHRAVDGYVRRTLVNTRTSQWRKRRVDEFSTDELPEPATIGPDLIEQQAQRDALLRAIARLPPRQRAMVVLRYYEDMSEVQTAEALGVSVGTVKSAVSRALGKLRDDAELELSVA from the coding sequence ATGACCACGCCAGTGTGCACCAGCGCCAATACGACGCAGTTCACGGCCTACGTCCGGAGCAAGGGCCCGACGCTGCTGCGCACCGCGCGCTCCTTGACCCCCAACCCCTCCGACGCGGAAGACCTGCTGCAGACGGCCCTGACCAAGACCTACCTCGCCTGGGACCGGATCGACGACCACCGCGCGGTCGACGGCTACGTCCGCCGTACCCTGGTCAACACCCGCACGTCGCAGTGGCGCAAGCGCCGGGTGGACGAGTTCAGCACCGACGAACTGCCGGAGCCGGCCACCATCGGGCCCGACCTCATCGAGCAGCAGGCCCAGCGCGACGCGCTGCTGCGGGCGATAGCGCGGCTCCCGCCGCGGCAGCGCGCCATGGTGGTGCTGCGCTACTACGAGGACATGAGCGAGGTGCAGACCGCGGAGGCGCTCGGCGTCTCGGTCGGCACCGTCAAGAGCGCGGTCTCCCGCGCCCTCGGCAAGCTCCGGGACGACGCCGAGCTGGAGCTGTCCGTCGCCTGA